The Xyrauchen texanus isolate HMW12.3.18 chromosome 42, RBS_HiC_50CHRs, whole genome shotgun sequence genome includes the window TGTCAGGTGGAAGCTCTTCTGTAGTACCTTGGAAAGGAAAGGACATTTTTCAACAACAAAGACAATTATTCCCAGAGCaaaatgatattatattgcaaattatattggatcatttgtttaatttaagtatCAGTCTCAGAAATTACAACAAACACAAATGAGAACAGTTGGCTATAGAAATGTATGTTTATAgaatagctcagataatttggtctgttCATATTGAATTTTctgacattttatatattttggaagtggcaaatctgagcacagtttgagacactgTTCTCTCCTGAAACTCTAGAGGTTACACATTTGAGATCACTAGGGTCTTTTTTAGGAGGAAATTCAGAGAATCAATTAATTTGCTCTCTTTTTAATCTCAATAGTCTAAGAGAAGCATTTGAGAAATTAGAGATctcttttgtgatttttctttccaatGGGTTTGCAATTCAAGCCATATAAATAAAACTACATTACTTATGGATTTGCGACCATAAATAGAGTGTGACTATACCTTCCGTAGTAACTAACTGAGCGGTGCCCAGATCCTTACTGAGAAAGACTTTCTCCAGATTGCAAAGAGACTGCTGTGCCTGTGTAAATCATGCAAAACATGAATGTTTTGTAAGTTTTATTAAATCTAATAATATATGTTTTCATGTTATGCCAAATGCACATCACCTGTTTAAGGCCAGAGAAGTGTGCAGGAAGCTCCAGCAGAGGGAGACGCAGCAATCTGAAGTAACAGAGGCATGAAAAGATCTGAGATGGGGTGAGGACATTCCCATCATCCACCAGGACAAAAAAACCAAGACCAGAGAAAGAAACCTTCACGGAGAGACAAAATAATAGTATGGGATATAAAGGACAAAGAATAGATGTACAGTCCATCTGGTCTTTACAGAATAATGGGGACTGTGGAAGAGGATAATAGGTTATGACTAAAGCCTGTTCTGATGTTCTGAAAGAGTGGCATCACTGGGACCTCAATGTTCTGATCTCAGATTGTAATCTATAATAAACTTTGGTTTGGGTTTAATCTCAGAGCTCTGTGGATTTATTTTGTTAGTAAGCCTCTCTGCATCTGGAGAAGAGAAGCATGGTAATTTGAAGTCATAATCATTGAAAGGGTATTGCAGTGTTaactaaaaaaattgttttttcaaaatgatcACAGGGGACATGTTGCTAACAAATGTCCTGATAGACTGATATCGACCCCATACGGCCGAGTTACAGAAAAGTGCAATCTTCCATAGGACATCTTTGCATCAATACatgcaccaatcagccacaacattaaaaccacctgcctaacatagtgtaggtccccctcgtgcggCCAAAACAGCGCAAACCtgcatgctattcttctcaccacaattgtacagagaggttatctgagtaatcgtagactttgtcagtttgaaccagtctgaccattctttgttgccctctctcatcatcaaggcatttccatccacagaactgccgctcactggatgttttatggttttggcaccattctgagtaaattctagagactgttgtgcatcaAAATCCCAGGATCACAGAAATacttgatgtgaacattaaccgctctatacaattgtggtgagaagaatagcatctcagaatgctattctgagaagcGGGCTGATGCTATTTTggggagctacacaatattaggcaggtggttttaatgttgtggctgatcgatgtatgGGCTTACCTTTTCCTGTGACGCTACTGATTGCATGTTGCGTGAGCAGCCTCTGAGATACGGGCTCTGGAGGTGTGTGGATCAATGAATCATGCTCACATAATCAATGAGGAGTGCGATTCAGAGGCATTTTCACTCTAAGGTAAAATttctactccactgatggttaggtttaagtttggggTTTGtgcatatggttaataaaatatgcattcctgttgactgtgttGGATCATTTACAACCAAAAACAACTCTCTTTACAAactgcttttggcgccactctgtggacatttcacccataaACCAGAACACACATGCATGCGTACATTCAACACCACTCCCATTTTGGCAACTGAGGGCAGTGATTCAAatattcagtaagcacagaccgatttcaactggagaactttcgacctactgttgccaaattcactgTTGGATCATTCTGGATTTTTCAGGAAAGAAGTCTCACAAATCTTCAACACCAACAGTCAGCACTGACAATAATTTATGGCAATACAATTACCAAGCACTCACCAGGAAAGGCATACAGATTGAATCAAGCATAGAGAAGGCTGTCAGATATCTCAGAATTTGTAGTATTTCCAGCTCACTGGCCCGTGACTCTGAAACTCTCTGATGGAACCATGGCTCCCATGCAAGAAATTTCAGTGCCTACACAGATTAAAACAGCAGTTTCAAAATCCAATCAGATTGAAAACAGTACAGTATAGCACTATTTAACAAGTGGTTCATCTATAAAtctatcaaaatattttaatgaattctaGTACCATGACAGGATCACATGCAAGTATTAACAAGTGAAAAGACCTGAAGTTTATGCAGCATTTCCTTAATAAGCTGTTCACTCCTTTCCCTGATGATCTCCTGAGATCTCTGAGGATCAACAAAGATCATAAAACATTGCAGCATCAAACATATACATTATAATATCCTTGTCTAATTGTAggttcatatatacacacacactcctggCAACTCTTGAGCAGTGTCCCCTTACTAACCCGAAGCTGTTTGACTTTGCGCTCCACTGCTGAACGGACAGAGATGAGGACTATCAGTAATACTGCCCCCACCAGCACACCGGGGCCTAGTTCCCTCCACAGTAAGCTCAGATACAGAGCGACTCTCAAGGGGGAGGACCAGAGACAGGCCAGTGTGACTCCCAGTCCTGCCACACGCTCAACCTCCACTGACAGTAGAGTGTCAGCATCAGTGGTGTTGGATTGCATTTGAGATCTATGGGAAAGAGACAGTGTCTTTCAAATGTATAGGAGGAGGGAGAAATGGAGGGAACATGAAACATggatgaaaaagagaaaaatttcAGCAAATAAATAAGCTTTGGGTATAAATGAAGAAATGTATTGCTAGCACTCTCAAAAGAGGTTTTggtgggagagagaaaaaaaaataaatcacaatcaGCCTCAAGAGTGCTCATCTTCAGGAGTGAGATAATTATCTTTACCTTCCTGTAGAGGGTGTCAGCCAGAACAGCCTGTGCATTGGCTATTGTTACCCTGCTGTGTCTCTCAAGCTGATATTTAGAAACAGCAGAGCAGAAAACTGCCCCCAGCACCACCAGTGAATATGTGTATCCCACCCAGTCAAACACAGGCTGCCTCTCACAGAACAGGATAACCCATCTGAGGTTAAAAGCCACAGATTAGGTTAAAAGTCTGAATATTAAACACCCAAATTCAAACATAAGGTTTTAATTGTGGCTTGAAATAGTGTCATGGTCATACCTGAGAGTCAAAGGCCCGAGAATGCCAAGAAGATcagttgacagtctcagaagcacaACTTTGATTAAGTTTGGACGGAAAGTCTTCAATATTGCATAGAGGAGTGAGTAACCAGAAAAAGTGTTACTGGAGAACAGCAATGTCTCTCTCCCTGATTCCTCTTCTGGGTTCAATCTCTGTATTATCCAAATAATGAAAAGGTTGCATACTGTTTACATCATGCTTTCCATAAAAAGAATCTCTCTGATACAAACAACAATGAAAGCCCAGTGTCTGGAGCTGTGAAATATTCCAGATCAACTGTCTAATTAACACTGTGATAAATCAagatacacataaacacaaaaccaCACTTGTTTTGTATCTTCACAGTTACCTCATAGTAATTCTGTTGTTTTTTCCACTCATGCTCAAACAGAGAGCATAGGGTGTGTACAGAGTCCTCATTATACAGCTTACAAAGGTCAGCCAACCGCAGTGGTCCCCTGTGGCCCATGACAACCAGCCtgaaaagagaatatttttttttttgttaaaggcTCCTGGGTAGAGAGCATAGATTCTCATGACAGAATTACCTTATTCACCAGCAGTTTATTTGGCTAAGGTGGTAAGACACTTTTGGCACTGAACACAAATAGCTGGACATATCTCACAGTAGGAGGCAAAAGAGTCTCTATTATGCATTTACAGTAGTTGACACTAAATGAATCAAGCTAATATGCATTTATTAGATAAATATTATAAAGCTAGTATTAGGTGTATCAATGTAATGTATATGATCtttcatcaaaaataaaaaataagtaaaaaaaaatattattaatttatttatgcttACAATCAttgaactgaaatatttcagttaaaataaatataaataaagcataaatacaaattatttaatttaaaaaattattattataagtatttatttatataaattccaacAGTTTCAAACAAACACTGTTTTCAATGTATTGCGAGTACTTATAATAATTTTTCTACCACAACGCGAACTTCTCCAATGGTCTTGACTCAATCAAACATAAATTCCGTTTCTGTATGAGAAAGCATCAgtgaaaattttaaatgaaaaatgaaagttGTGCTTACCTCAATTCAATAAGTCTTCTAGGCAGCTGGCAGTGGGTAAAAACAAAAGGAGCAGTGAAACCCTGCAAGGCTGCATGCGTGTCTCATAAAGCGTGTCACTCTCAACTAGAACAATAGCACGTTATTGGAAAATAGATAAAGTAGCCAACCTTTCACGAATTTTAAACTTCCCGAATTCATTCACGATTTACACCTCCTCTAATGTGCATTGCAATCGTATTTTACGTTTTATTTGCAGAATAAAAGCGTTTCTAGAGAATAAATTGAGGGGAGCGCATTTGGATGAGGGCGTGTCTCCCAGCTGTCAACAGCACGGTGAGGTGTAGGTTCATTTTGAGTCGGGCTAGATAACATATTTCCAAAACACTCATTTAAAATACTATTTGAAAAATacggtagggttagggtttggtttagggttatgtTTAGATACACCTTCTAGCTATATAGACCATATTCAGAGTAGccatgatttaaatattgacaggaatgaaaacgaggctgtgatgAGGGattcataaataaaacatttatacaatagACAAAAAAACtgtagacaaaaaacaaaacaaatacagaaagaaactagttaaaaaaaaattattcatagaaTCTTCATGGGCGAACAAATACTGTCAAGAAAATGCCATGGTGATATTtaatggtggtgtgtgtgtgtgtgtgtgtgtttaccattATGTGTTTAGGATTGTGACTATTTTCAGAACAAAATTTCtggaataaaatactttttttccccatcccagcttaatatgcagagacatctggaattcttcagttaattttctcaaaaactggaAACAATAAGTCTCTGTTGGGGcaaaaaataccttttttttgttttgttttttggacatcCAGCCTAACACAACAAAACTGaccctaaaaataaataaataaaataaaaacctttgatttatttccattgttttctgTGATTCTCGTTATTGTAACACATTTGTTTTAACTATATTGTAAAAATATAGTatcctttttatttcattaaaatctgTGAAATGGAGAGGCAGAATCTAGGGAGCACCTAGATACACTAGTGTATAAATacttcacatttaaaaatatatatatatttttgttgttacAATAAGAATATCACATTGACTATATTTTCTGCATTGCGATAATGAGAATTGGaggtaaaatgtgcataaatttcttaaaaatatgaatggccctaaaaataggctGAAAGTTCTGTAAAAAGAAAGGCAAAGTATATGTAAAAAATAGACAACATTAATGAGAGTTAGTTTGCtagctaaaataattatttataattaaacatttaatgagGCACATATACGACATATTAAGAATTCATCCTTCATTAATTCAAAATCCTATTGTACCAAGTGCACATTAAGTAACCCACAAAAGAGGGATTTGTTGTGGATTATTTGATTGCAGCAGGTCTtaatccaaaaacaaaatgaggatgCATTTTGAAAACACGCAGGTGCTTTCACCAACATGCTACAAGATCGTAaccttaaaataatatattttgaagaataaaacagcttcttttcacattagaagagagagagagagtaaaagcaatatatatatatatgtttgtttatttaagccTGTCTAAATCTCTCTCACTCTTCTGGCTCAATGTATCtgtagaaacaaaaaacaaaagaatttgTTCATGTATGTGTAAACAGATGGATGATATTTCATTTTGTATTAAGTGGTGTGGGGGGGGGTCAGGACAAGAATGAGCAAATAATGAGTTAACTTTCTGGTTTAACATAAGCCCAGTTTTGTTGCTGAGCAACTTGACACACAAAGGCCCATGTTGTCTTGTGTGTGAAAAGGGGTGGTAATGGAAAAATAGTGTGTATTTAATTTACCTTAAATATCTCATGCAAAGTAGATTTTTACAATCTGTTAAACAGAAAACAACTACCAACATGTCTTTAATGCTGTCTCCTCAGAATGAGAGGTCCAGTAACAAAATTGAACCTGCAACAAAGGAAGAGAGTGATACAAACAACATAATCCAGTCAGGTGATTACCAAATTTCTCTTGCAGTATGTTTATTTAGATTAATTTTATGTTGAGACCATTGAACAGGGACTAACCGTTTACCGTTGGGTTTTATCAGATGGTGATCAATCCAGCTCTGGGTTTTGTGGATACCTCCTTACTTTTTTCTCAATTCTTCttgtcatttttacatttccTTTCTCAGTGTGGGGTTGTATTAAGGTAAGTTAAGAATTACTTTTAATGAATTACTGCAGATATAATTTTAAGGTACTTATCTGGGAATTGTATACTTAGGTCACTTCAAATAATGAACTGATCATTAATTTAAGAAGCTGAGAAGGATTAGATGAGATATATTTTAAATCCGTAGTTTAACTTTTaccaaatatataaacaaaaacttAATTCCCTAAATAAGTAAGAATTTAATGCAAACAGACAGCTGCAATTATGAAGACACAAATTGTACAAGCAAATGTGAAATCAGATCACACCAGATAAATATGCACATATTAAATCCTCATAGTTTTTCCTGTTCATTAAAAGGTCGTCCAGGAATATGAGAGAGCAGTTATTTTCCGTTTGGGAAGACTCCGCGGCGGTGCTAAAGGACCTGGTGAGTAAttattacttaaagggatagttcacccaaacatgaaaattccctcatcattaactcacccttatgccgtccaagatatgtatgacattctttcatctgctaaactcaaatgaagattcttagaatttctcagctcttttggtccatacaatgcaactgaatgggtgccaaaatttgtaagctccaaaaaaaaaatcacataaatcagcataaaattcATCCAACAGACTCAAGTGGTtgaatcaatatcttcagaagtgatatgacaggtgtgggtgagaaactgatcactttcacattctttttcttgtgtttttggtgattcatatgcTTCATGCATACCACCCTCTACTGGatagggagaagaatttcaagcaaaaaaggacttaaatattgatctgtttctcacccacacctatcaaatcacttctgaatatatggattaaaacactggagtcatatgggttaattttatgatgcctttatgtgctttttggagcatcaaaattttggcacccattcgcttggTCATtggtatggaccaacagagctgaaatttattttaaaaatcataatttgtgttctgcagaagaaagaaagtcatacacatctgggatggcatgagggaattttcatttttgggtgatctgttcCTTTAAGGATTATTTCACCTTTAATTAAAAACGGACCAAAagtctatatttaaaaatatatataaaaaaggaaaatgttcACCTTTCTTCACCTATCTTCTGAAACGTGTAAATGATTTTTAAGTGTTTGTTTACAGTACAACTGCGCTGTGCTGACAGTTGACATATCATTTTTAAGGGTTGTTCTGGATTATTCCATGTGTGGACACATTTCGGAAGGTAGATATGCGGACAGTGTCTTTCGACATCCCTCCTCAAGAGGTGAGTATTGCACCTGCAGTTCTAAAGGGCCAAATATGTCAAAATACAGTTAAAGATTTCACAGTTACATGCCTCCTCAGGTGCTGACCAAAGACTCTGTGACTATCATGGTGGATGGCGTGGTCTACTACCGAGTCTTCAACCCCACTGTCTCTATTACCAAAGTAGAGAATGCTAATCATGCCACACAGATGCTGGCACAGACCACTTTAAGGAACATGCTGGGTACCAAGAGCCTGGCAGACATCTTAAAAGACCGTGAGGAGATGTCAGAACAGATGGAGGTGTGAAAACTCTCACAAACCACAAAATAGCGTGTCTAAAAAATCTCAGTATTTCTAAATATACCAgataatttttctttttcactATCTTTGCATTTTGGACCAGCAATGCAAAAGCAAATAATTTAATGCTCTGTGACAAACACACTGGCAATCAAAATACTCATGGAGCCTGCCACATATCCTTTGCCTAACAGGCAGTGCTGTATGCCGCATCCAAGAACTGGGGTATCAGAGTGGAACGGGTAAATCTTAAAGATGTCAAACTGCCCACCGCTTTGCAGAGAGCAATGGCAGCTGAAGCAGAGGCCTACAGAGATGCCCGGGCCAAGGTAAGAGTCACTGAAAGACTATTACTtgcttcacacacaaacacagcacgTCTGTTCTCCATAGTCTGCCAAGTTTAGTCTTATCAGCTTTGCAGCTTTGTGTTGTGTCTGTCTGGGGAGACAcagagttctctgattggtggatgaaCACCTGCAGCACCCTGCACGTGCTCAAAGGGATAGATGAACTGTAACCCCCCCTAAGCCAATACATTTCCATAACAAGAGCTGCGGATCAGTAAAGCATTGCAAAAGCTTTGCTGTTCTAGACACTTACCctgtttttttgtctttggttTATTGTTACATTATCTAATGACTTGGCAAGACgaaagaaaatgtattatctTTTCACTCATTTATCTAACATTCATTCAGTTGTTCTTTAAGGCATCCCTCTGCTGCAGTGATTATGTTGCTTATGTTTGTCTGATTTCTCATACACAGCAAAAATAGATaaatcattaattttttattagtattttttaccTGTTTTCCAGTGAAAaattctttaaaacaagatacatttacttgagaagcaaacatacattgtaaaaaaatcctgttaaatttacggtaaaaacCGGCAGCTGATTCAAGCTGtagttgccagaaattcactgtaaacaaATACGGTAACTACatttcaggctttacgggatgtcattttgatgcctgAATATTTTAGGGTGCATTCTTGTCGTTTATTGTATTAAATGgtaaacttgatattaaccttctgatTATACctctttataatgtatttttaatcactgtaTAATTACAgaaggcacatgatgacatgaagttaatCAATAGTGGCCGTTCCAGGATCAGTGACCAataaacacacagagacagtgctcagtgtcactcacacaaacattaaacaacatcagggtaacacatgtgatatttaaataatgcagtaaacattaaactacattaaatatcaaacagaacaccccaatgtacattactgatattaaaaataagaagaaccataactattcccataaaaatTATAAGTAAATATAATGGGTCACACAGGGAAATCTGAACGCCCGATTATTGATTTTAACTCtaaatttaacaataatttaccataaaaagtatgtaaatatatactctcttgttaaacatgacatacattttaacattaattatacGGGGAAATCAGATTTTTACgtctaaaaaatgtaaattttaaaagaAATTTCCGTAAAACTACacttattgtctttttaaatatattaaaattttgtaccgtatattttaaggtaactacacGTTTACCAATTAAGGGTTTTTtattgtagcatttttacagacttttactgtaaaattatggATCTTATTTTTCACAGTGTATAGATATTTAAATCAAACCCTTTGGCTTGTTTGAGGTCTATATCTAGCTAAATGtattgaggtttatgcttaaaacaagaaaaaattaattattaatatccaATGTGGtaagaatatatattttctaaaaacaaGTCTTATCATCTAACTTAAATTAGCTTCtcaattttttgtaatttaaaggGTGTTTAGACATTTTACTAGGAAACAAGACAAAACTTATAAAgaaataatttttgctgtgtgaaattaattttaaatgctcATTCAATGAAGACTATAATAATGGACATTATATTGTTGACTGGAAACCTAAGCCTGTACGTCCTCACACTGTGGCACAATGCAATGGAAAAACAAACTGGATTTGCTCAATGGAAATTTCAGATTAATTAGAGGTGTGTGCCAGAGGCACTGTGAATTTGGTGATTATGATAATCACTGTGTTCATATGATAATCGCATTCATGATGTTGTTGTCCAGTGAACGTCATGTGTTACCTTTGTAAGATAAGCTCTTTTAAATTTGTTCACAACCTCAAAAGGTTCAAGAGATTCCCCTAtattagagtgtgtgtgttttgtcctgAACAGGTTATAGCTGCAGAGGGAGAGGTGAATGCCTCGCGTGCTCTGAAAGAGGCGGCAGATGTGATGTCACAGTCACCATCAGCTCTTCAGCTGCGTTATATGCAAACACTGACGGAGATAGCATCAGAAAGGAATTCTACCGTGATCTTCCCTGTTCCTATTGACCTTATTTCTCATTTCATGCATAGGTGACTTCCtaaaatgaatttaaaccataaaataaacagaaagtGTTAGgcttttcaatattttaaaacaacagcaattaagttatgatgttaaattaataagacatttttaagtttagcactatttctaggtcactaatcaattAAGCACATTTGTGATATTGACCCTGTGTGGCATGTTTTGTACTCCTTGGTGCGAAACGTCAGATATCCTTGGTTCCACTGAAGCACAaatgatgctctttggaacattctcaaatcatgctggtgTAATATGGGTTATCAGGTTTTGCACTAGTAGAGTCAATGCCAGCTttagtgcatgctgtcattataaAAGCTTAACACTTAAGTTTTGTcaccctttaaaaaaaagttaacaaaTGTTGTGATCTGCTTTATAAAACTTAGAATCAACATAATAGTGAATTCTGTTAGGGTACATAGGTAGGTAATATGTATAGTACTTTGCCTTACATATCTTACAGCCTACCTCTGATCTGATCTGCCTGGGCAATTTATGTAGAAGAGTAATCTTGTAAGGATGTATCAGGATATAATGGAAGTGTACTCATGTGATTCTCATTGTGTATGCCTGTGTGTTAGCATACCTACCTAAAAACCTTTAGAGATAAAAGCAATTAAGTTACATGACAATATGGTGGTTACATTTCTTGACACTATCATGGCAAAATACTTACTGTCAATCTGTTGGCCTGAAACTGGTAAAATGGGCCCAGTGAGCCTTTATCAGTGAGCCCTATAATTGGATTGACTACATCAGATGCAAGAATTGGTGAACAGTTTAGTAAAGTTACCGTAATCTGCTATCTAATCTGTTTCATCCTCACATGTGAATAGCATCTGTTCTGACCCTGAAACCTAAAGACACACTCTCATTTCTACTGTCCCCATGACACAAAATACTATAACTCTTAGCCCATTTAAATCTCAATTTGAATAGCTATCTTCCGCAGGTCATTATGGAATTTACTAATTCATAGAGTCTTTCAGCCATGGTTTTAATATTAATAGCAATACAGTACTGTAGAGCATTTTTGCTTAGGTGTTACAGTAATCGCACAGTAACATCCATTAGCTataataagtaatttttttaattatgtcatgGGAAGTGATCTGCAATTCACCTGTTGGAGGACTGAGCCAGATATCAGCCAACTTGAGCCATGAAGCATTGCTTTATATAGAGTTAACTAGTTCCTGAATCTATATACTCATATCACCGTTACATTCCAAATGTTTAGGGGCTGGATGTTACGGGTTTGAAGATCAGTGCGGAAATTTGTAATAATGGCCTTAGCTAGTAAATATCATCCCACCACATTATTGTACTTACAGTACATGGTCTTTTTGCCATAACAGGGTTGAACTTGAAAAGGCCAAGTGTAAATGCAATGACATACTAATAAAGACTGTTAGAGAAACATACAACTGTTTTAACCAGAGTCACAGTCATTTCTGTTTCTGCAACTACTATGCATTTCTACACAACcgctccacaaacacacacaaaaaaatgctcTTAAGTAAGTTAGATTACAAACCATTTTTTAGTGTTAATTTCATGCAGGACATAATTTTAGAGGAAACAATGTTTCAAAGCACTTAGCAGGGAAGAATGACAGGTAGTTAGAGCTGGActatacaaatactgtatatggaTTATTGCTTCTCTGGAGACTACTACAACATAACAATAACAACTTCTCCCAGTCTCTTACAACCAGTGTTGCTCTTCTAcattacaccgatcagccacaacattaaaacaacctgcctaacattgtgtaggtccccctcgtccTG containing:
- the zgc:112408 gene encoding stomatin — translated: MSLMLSPQNERSSNKIEPATKEESDTNNIIQSDGDQSSSGFCGYLLTFFSILLVIFTFPFSVWGCIKVVQEYERAVIFRLGRLRGGAKGPGLFWIIPCVDTFRKVDMRTVSFDIPPQEVLTKDSVTIMVDGVVYYRVFNPTVSITKVENANHATQMLAQTTLRNMLGTKSLADILKDREEMSEQMEAVLYAASKNWGIRVERVNLKDVKLPTALQRAMAAEAEAYRDARAKVIAAEGEVNASRALKEAADVMSQSPSALQLRYMQTLTEIASERNSTVIFPVPIDLISHFMHR